From Cohaesibacter gelatinilyticus, the proteins below share one genomic window:
- a CDS encoding branched-chain amino acid ABC transporter permease translates to MFYRETGQFKTNYSDDRAIFPIAQDRYGIMILLALAFFVVPFTVDDYWGNAIFLPLLIYALIAMGLNVLVGYCGQISLGTAAFMAVGSYASFKLMTSFPGLDFTVVVLMSGLITAIVGSLFGLPSLRIKGFYLAVATLAAQFFIIWLVNKVEWFYNYSATGQINAPERYALMFPVTGPNAPILYKYFFCLTIVVLAALVTKNIVRGRIGRQWMAIRDMDIAAELIGVRPLTTKLSAFAVSSFLIGMGGALYFGVWLGAAEPTEAFGIDQSFLILFMIIVGGLGTILGSFLGAAFLWLFPIAFKNFMVDSLGLSTAMAEHLQIILMGGLIIFFLIVEPHGLARLWQITKEKLRIWPFPH, encoded by the coding sequence ATGTTCTATCGCGAAACTGGTCAATTCAAGACCAACTATTCGGATGATCGGGCTATCTTCCCGATTGCGCAGGATCGCTACGGTATTATGATCCTGCTGGCTCTTGCCTTCTTCGTGGTCCCTTTCACCGTGGATGACTATTGGGGCAATGCGATCTTCCTGCCGCTTCTGATCTATGCGCTGATTGCGATGGGTTTGAATGTTCTGGTGGGTTATTGCGGGCAAATCTCGCTGGGTACTGCCGCTTTCATGGCGGTTGGATCCTATGCATCCTTCAAGTTGATGACATCCTTCCCGGGGCTTGATTTCACCGTTGTGGTGCTGATGTCAGGTCTGATCACTGCGATCGTGGGCTCCCTGTTCGGTTTGCCGAGCTTGCGGATCAAGGGCTTCTATCTGGCTGTGGCGACACTGGCAGCGCAATTCTTCATTATCTGGCTTGTGAACAAGGTAGAGTGGTTCTACAACTATTCTGCAACCGGACAGATCAATGCGCCTGAGCGGTATGCCCTGATGTTCCCTGTTACCGGGCCGAATGCGCCGATCCTGTATAAGTATTTCTTCTGTTTGACCATTGTGGTGCTTGCTGCTCTGGTAACAAAGAATATTGTCCGCGGTCGTATCGGCCGCCAGTGGATGGCAATTCGCGATATGGATATCGCGGCCGAGTTGATCGGTGTGCGTCCGCTGACCACCAAATTGTCAGCCTTTGCCGTCTCTTCATTCCTGATCGGCATGGGTGGTGCTCTCTACTTCGGCGTATGGCTGGGTGCAGCCGAACCAACCGAAGCATTTGGCATCGATCAATCCTTTCTCATTCTGTTCATGATCATCGTGGGCGGTTTGGGAACCATTCTTGGCTCTTTCCTGGGTGCTGCCTTTCTTTGGTTGTTCCCGATTGCCTTCAAAAACTTCATGGTGGATTCCCTGGGGCTTTCGACGGCAATGGCAGAGCATCTGCAGATCATCCTGATGGGTGGCCTGATCATCTTCTTCCTGATCGTTGAACCACACGGCTTGGCTCGTCTGTGGCAGATCACGAAAGAGAAACTACGCATTTGGCCATTCCCGCACTAA
- a CDS encoding ABC transporter ATP-binding protein: MTESTTAKEPEMMLAVEHVSLSFGGVKAITDISFDIHRGEIRAIIGPNGAGKTSMLNVINGFYHPQEGTIYWQGKVRRRMKPHEAAKSGIARTFQNVALFKGMSTLDNVMTGRGLKMKSNFLWQCIHKGPALREENEHRAKVEEIIDFLEIQHIRNKPVGKLPYGLQKRVELARALAMEPDLLLLDEPMAGMNLEEKEDMSRFIIETNQRYGTTIALIEHDMGVVMDLSDRVVVLDYGKKIGDGPPKEVQANQEVIDAYLGVSH; the protein is encoded by the coding sequence ATGACTGAATCAACAACGGCTAAAGAGCCGGAAATGATGTTGGCTGTGGAGCATGTCTCCTTGTCGTTCGGCGGCGTGAAGGCGATTACGGATATTTCCTTTGATATTCATAGAGGGGAAATCCGCGCAATCATTGGGCCCAACGGTGCCGGCAAAACGTCAATGCTCAACGTGATCAATGGATTTTACCATCCTCAGGAAGGCACAATCTATTGGCAGGGCAAAGTGCGCCGCCGCATGAAGCCTCATGAAGCGGCAAAATCCGGCATCGCCCGCACCTTCCAGAACGTGGCTTTGTTCAAGGGCATGTCCACCTTGGACAATGTGATGACCGGTCGTGGTTTGAAGATGAAGTCCAATTTCCTTTGGCAATGCATCCATAAAGGCCCTGCCTTGCGTGAAGAAAACGAGCATCGCGCGAAAGTGGAAGAGATCATCGATTTCCTCGAGATTCAGCATATTCGTAACAAGCCCGTGGGCAAGCTGCCTTACGGTCTGCAAAAACGAGTGGAGCTGGCCCGCGCTCTGGCAATGGAGCCGGATCTCTTGCTTCTTGATGAGCCGATGGCGGGCATGAACCTCGAAGAAAAAGAGGATATGTCCCGCTTCATCATCGAGACCAATCAGCGCTATGGCACCACGATTGCTCTCATCGAGCATGACATGGGTGTTGTCATGGATTTGTCCGACCGTGTGGTCGTACTCGATTACGGTAAAAAAATTGGTGATGGCCCTCCAAAAGAAGTTCAGGCCAACCAGGAGGTTATCGATGCTTACCTTGGCGTAAGTCACTAA
- a CDS encoding ABC transporter substrate-binding protein, producing MKFSKAKLAAGLLAASLIAPVAAQAADNELILPSLDYRTGPYAPGGIPYANGYADFFTMLNERDGGINGVKAKVVPCETGYNTKKGVECYEKTKNVGSGALAYLPLSTGITYQLIPKVTADKIPLVTIGYGRTSARNGEVFEYVFNPPATYWDGATVAIKHVIDSEGGADKLKGKKIALVYHNSAYGKEPIRTLEALAEKMGFELTLLPVDHPGQEQKATWLQVRRNRPDWVLMWGWGVMNQVAIKEAASIRFPMDKFVGVWWSGGENDVLPAGKDAHGYKSVVFTAVGADFPAHADIKTYVYGGGKAVDAAFEPRIGETHYNRGVYAGAVVSEAIRKAMADNDTKTPTGPMMQKAFEGLEISDARWAELGLPNFTGAVKLSCADHRGPSKIALQQWDANAKKWSIITDFVEPMDDVTTPLIKADSEAYAKENNIAVRDCK from the coding sequence ATGAAATTTTCCAAGGCGAAACTTGCCGCTGGCCTGTTGGCAGCAAGCTTGATTGCTCCAGTTGCAGCTCAGGCTGCTGACAATGAGTTGATCTTGCCATCACTGGATTATCGTACTGGCCCGTATGCGCCAGGCGGCATTCCTTATGCCAATGGATATGCAGATTTCTTCACCATGCTCAACGAGCGTGATGGTGGCATCAATGGTGTGAAAGCCAAGGTTGTGCCATGCGAAACCGGCTACAACACCAAAAAAGGCGTTGAATGCTACGAGAAAACCAAGAATGTTGGCTCAGGCGCTCTGGCTTATCTGCCACTGTCCACCGGTATTACCTACCAGCTGATCCCGAAAGTAACCGCTGACAAGATTCCTCTGGTTACCATCGGCTATGGTCGTACATCTGCTCGTAACGGTGAAGTCTTTGAATATGTCTTCAACCCACCAGCAACCTACTGGGATGGTGCGACTGTTGCGATCAAGCATGTGATCGACAGCGAAGGCGGCGCTGACAAACTGAAGGGCAAGAAGATTGCTCTGGTTTATCATAACTCCGCTTATGGCAAGGAGCCTATCCGTACGCTGGAAGCTCTGGCTGAGAAAATGGGCTTTGAGTTGACGTTGTTGCCTGTTGACCATCCAGGTCAGGAGCAGAAAGCGACTTGGTTGCAGGTTCGTCGCAATCGTCCGGACTGGGTCCTGATGTGGGGCTGGGGTGTCATGAACCAGGTTGCCATCAAGGAAGCTGCGTCCATCCGTTTCCCAATGGATAAGTTCGTAGGTGTTTGGTGGTCCGGTGGCGAGAATGACGTGCTGCCAGCTGGTAAAGATGCGCATGGCTACAAGTCGGTTGTCTTTACCGCTGTTGGTGCTGACTTCCCAGCACATGCTGATATCAAAACCTATGTATATGGCGGCGGCAAAGCAGTCGATGCTGCATTTGAGCCACGTATCGGTGAAACCCACTACAACCGCGGTGTTTATGCCGGTGCAGTTGTCTCTGAAGCTATCCGCAAGGCAATGGCTGACAACGACACCAAAACCCCAACTGGCCCTATGATGCAGAAAGCCTTCGAAGGTCTGGAAATCTCTGATGCTCGTTGGGCAGAACTGGGCCTTCCAAACTTCACTGGTGCTGTGAAACTGTCTTGTGCTGACCATCGTGGTCCTTCCAAGATTGCTCTGCAGCAGTGGGATGCCAATGCCAAGAAATGGTCCATCATCACCGACTTTGTCGAGCCAATGGATGATGTAACCACTCCATTGATCAAGGCTGACTCCGAGGCTTATGCCAAAGAGAACAACATCGCTGTACGCGATTGCAAATAA
- a CDS encoding branched-chain amino acid ABC transporter permease, translating to MNFFIETVLSGLMAGVMYALVALGFVLIFKASGIFNFAQGVMCLFAALTFVGVQEKFGLPVWLALPAAVGVMILLAWLIERLVLRHLVNQDPIILFMATIGLAYVLEGLGDLMWGSDVKVLDIGLPSGAFDYLLDEFNIYLEKLEVVAAVIASVLVAALAVFFQKTRVGRALRAVADDHQAALSVGISLNTIWVIVWSVAGIVALVAGIMWGSKSGVQFSLSLIALKALPVLILGGFTSIPGAIIGGLIIGVGEKVAEVYMGPFVGGAVENWFAYMLALAFLLVRPQGLFGEKIIERV from the coding sequence ATGAATTTCTTTATTGAAACAGTCTTATCCGGCTTGATGGCTGGTGTGATGTATGCGCTGGTCGCATTGGGTTTCGTACTTATCTTCAAGGCCTCGGGCATTTTCAACTTTGCTCAAGGCGTTATGTGTCTGTTTGCTGCTCTGACCTTTGTCGGCGTTCAGGAGAAATTTGGTCTTCCGGTCTGGCTTGCATTGCCAGCTGCTGTCGGCGTTATGATCCTTCTGGCCTGGCTGATTGAACGGTTGGTGCTGCGCCATCTTGTGAACCAGGATCCAATCATCCTGTTCATGGCGACCATTGGTCTTGCCTATGTGCTGGAAGGCCTGGGCGATCTGATGTGGGGTTCCGACGTCAAGGTGCTTGATATTGGTCTTCCAAGCGGCGCGTTTGACTATCTGCTCGACGAATTCAATATCTATCTTGAAAAATTGGAAGTCGTTGCTGCGGTTATCGCTTCTGTTTTGGTGGCAGCTCTTGCGGTCTTCTTCCAGAAAACTCGTGTTGGCCGTGCGCTTCGTGCGGTGGCTGATGACCATCAGGCAGCATTGTCGGTTGGCATTTCCCTGAACACCATTTGGGTTATCGTTTGGTCTGTTGCAGGTATCGTGGCTCTTGTTGCCGGTATCATGTGGGGGTCCAAGTCCGGGGTTCAGTTCTCGCTGTCCCTGATCGCCCTGAAAGCCCTGCCAGTTCTTATCCTTGGTGGCTTTACTTCCATTCCAGGTGCGATCATCGGTGGACTGATCATTGGTGTTGGCGAAAAAGTTGCTGAAGTTTACATGGGGCCGTTTGTTGGTGGTGCCGTTGAGAACTGGTTCGCCTATATGTTGGCTCTCGCCTTCCTGCTGGTCCGTCCGCAGGGTCTGTTTGGCGAAAAGATCATCGAAAGGGTTTAA
- a CDS encoding TRAP transporter substrate-binding protein translates to MDRRSFLKKASLVSGAAAASTLAAPAYAEGKRTLKLVTTWPKNFPGLGTGAQRMADRITAMTDGQLTVKLYAAGELVPPFESFDAVSTGTADMYHGAEYYWQGKHKAFNFFTAVPMGLTANELDAWINNAGGQELWDELSGKFNIKPFMAGNTGVQMGGWFNKEINSLEDLKGLKMRMPGLGGETLRRLGASAVALPGGEIFPSLQSGAIDATEWVGPWNDLAFGFYKITKFYYYPGFHEPGAGLAAGMNLDVYNGLSKAHQAVVQNACMAENNFMFSEFNAKNGAALETLLNKHKVNLKQFPDDVFDAIGKKAEEVVAEVAEVDELSKRIYDSYIKARKDIGDWGRISEQTYTKSRDRVLG, encoded by the coding sequence ATGGATCGTCGTTCGTTTCTGAAAAAAGCCAGTCTTGTTTCAGGCGCTGCTGCTGCGTCTACTCTGGCTGCTCCTGCCTATGCTGAAGGCAAGCGCACCCTGAAACTGGTTACTACCTGGCCGAAGAATTTCCCAGGTCTTGGTACTGGTGCCCAGCGCATGGCTGACCGCATCACTGCGATGACTGATGGTCAGCTGACCGTCAAGTTGTATGCTGCTGGTGAGCTGGTACCACCGTTCGAGAGCTTTGATGCTGTTTCTACCGGTACTGCTGACATGTATCATGGCGCAGAATATTACTGGCAGGGCAAACACAAAGCCTTCAACTTCTTTACTGCTGTTCCCATGGGTTTGACAGCTAACGAGCTGGATGCCTGGATCAACAATGCTGGTGGTCAGGAGCTTTGGGATGAGCTGTCTGGCAAGTTCAACATCAAACCGTTCATGGCTGGTAACACCGGCGTGCAGATGGGTGGTTGGTTCAACAAGGAAATCAACAGCCTGGAAGACCTGAAAGGTCTGAAAATGCGTATGCCTGGTCTTGGTGGCGAAACCCTTCGCCGACTGGGTGCCAGCGCTGTTGCTTTGCCCGGTGGCGAAATTTTCCCATCCCTTCAGTCTGGTGCGATTGATGCGACCGAGTGGGTTGGTCCTTGGAATGATCTGGCCTTCGGTTTCTACAAGATCACCAAGTTCTACTACTATCCTGGTTTCCATGAGCCAGGCGCAGGTCTTGCTGCCGGTATGAATCTGGACGTGTATAACGGCCTTTCCAAAGCTCATCAGGCAGTTGTGCAAAATGCTTGCATGGCTGAGAACAACTTCATGTTCTCCGAGTTCAACGCCAAAAATGGTGCCGCTCTGGAAACTCTGCTGAACAAGCACAAAGTGAATCTGAAACAGTTCCCTGATGATGTGTTTGATGCAATCGGCAAGAAGGCAGAAGAAGTGGTTGCCGAGGTTGCTGAAGTGGATGAATTGTCCAAGCGCATCTATGACAGCTATATCAAAGCTCGTAAGGATATTGGTGACTGGGGTCGTATCTCCGAACAGACCTACACCAAGAGCCGTGACCGGGTTCTGGGTTAA
- a CDS encoding AMP-binding protein, which yields MSVAEDSASARLETFPAVLLRNAKQWRDRPAIREKDLGIWQTWTWNDTLNEVRSFSIGLAELGVKKGDHVAILGVNRPRLYFSFAAAQAIGAIPVPVYADSAAEELSYILEHANAKIVVAEDQEQVDKVLEISEQLPALKEVIYDDPRGLRDYDHTHLHDFVSVQERGAEALKSNNGREKAWLDGIAAEKGTDIGVMLYTSGTTGKPKGVMLSNDNVMISAANACEAENLTEKDEVLAYLPLAWVGDHLFSYCQSYVAGYCISCPESADTMQTDMREIGPSFFFAPPRMFEGLLTSVMIRMEDASSFKRKMFDYFIKHAEKVGEDILNGKSVPFMDRLKYNLGELMVYGPLKNTFGFSKIRVGYTAGEAIGPEIFRFYRSLGINLKQLYGQTEASIFVTVQPDGEIYSDTVGVPAKDVEIKIADNGEVLFRGPGVFVAYFKNEESTKDTKNEEGWVYSGDAGFFDDRGHLKIIDRAKDVGKLNDGSLFAPKYIENKLKFFPNIKEAVAFGNEKDNATVFVNIDLNAVGNWAERNNIAYASYQELAGHPEVYDMIRSHIEKVNEDLSNEPMMAASQINRFLVLHKELDADDGELTRTQKVRRRFVAERYDDLISALYSDKTEQYTKTEVVFEDGRKGSIEATVRLSDAKTFPYAKAEAAE from the coding sequence ATGTCAGTTGCGGAGGACTCTGCATCTGCACGTCTGGAAACTTTTCCAGCTGTGTTGTTGCGGAACGCCAAACAGTGGCGTGATCGGCCGGCTATTCGTGAAAAGGATCTTGGGATCTGGCAGACATGGACTTGGAACGATACCTTGAATGAGGTTCGCTCTTTCTCCATCGGCCTTGCGGAGTTGGGCGTTAAAAAGGGCGACCATGTTGCCATTCTGGGTGTGAACCGCCCGCGTCTTTATTTCTCTTTTGCGGCAGCACAGGCGATCGGAGCGATCCCCGTGCCAGTCTATGCGGATTCCGCAGCCGAGGAATTATCCTATATTCTGGAACATGCCAACGCCAAGATTGTGGTGGCGGAAGATCAGGAGCAGGTCGATAAGGTGCTCGAGATTTCCGAGCAGCTACCGGCCCTCAAGGAAGTGATTTACGACGATCCGCGTGGCCTGCGCGATTATGATCACACGCACCTGCATGATTTCGTCTCTGTGCAGGAGCGTGGCGCTGAAGCGCTGAAATCGAATAATGGTCGCGAGAAAGCCTGGCTTGACGGCATTGCTGCGGAAAAGGGCACGGACATTGGCGTGATGCTTTATACCTCGGGCACCACCGGCAAGCCTAAAGGCGTGATGCTGTCCAACGACAATGTCATGATCTCTGCAGCCAACGCTTGTGAAGCCGAGAATCTTACCGAGAAAGATGAAGTGCTGGCCTATCTGCCGCTGGCATGGGTGGGTGACCATCTCTTCTCCTATTGTCAGTCCTATGTTGCTGGTTACTGCATCTCTTGCCCAGAGAGTGCTGACACCATGCAGACGGATATGCGCGAGATTGGTCCGAGCTTCTTCTTCGCGCCTCCGCGTATGTTTGAAGGCCTTCTGACATCGGTGATGATCCGAATGGAAGATGCAAGCAGCTTCAAACGCAAGATGTTTGACTATTTCATCAAGCATGCCGAGAAGGTTGGTGAGGATATCCTCAATGGCAAATCTGTTCCCTTCATGGATCGCCTGAAATACAATCTCGGTGAGCTGATGGTCTATGGTCCTTTGAAAAACACCTTCGGGTTTTCAAAGATCCGCGTTGGCTATACTGCAGGTGAGGCGATTGGTCCGGAGATTTTCCGCTTCTATCGCTCTCTCGGAATCAACCTCAAACAGCTCTATGGTCAGACAGAAGCCTCCATCTTCGTGACTGTGCAACCTGATGGTGAGATCTATTCCGATACCGTTGGCGTTCCTGCCAAGGATGTTGAGATCAAGATTGCCGATAATGGCGAGGTGCTTTTCCGTGGTCCTGGCGTTTTTGTGGCTTACTTCAAAAATGAAGAATCCACCAAAGATACCAAGAATGAAGAAGGCTGGGTCTATTCCGGTGATGCTGGTTTCTTTGATGATCGTGGGCATCTGAAAATCATCGACCGCGCCAAAGATGTGGGCAAGCTCAATGATGGTTCTCTGTTTGCGCCAAAATATATTGAGAACAAGCTCAAATTCTTCCCGAACATCAAGGAAGCCGTTGCTTTCGGTAATGAGAAGGACAATGCGACCGTCTTTGTCAATATAGATCTGAATGCCGTTGGGAACTGGGCTGAGCGTAATAACATTGCCTATGCATCCTATCAGGAACTGGCAGGCCATCCGGAAGTCTATGATATGATCCGCTCTCACATCGAAAAGGTGAATGAGGATCTGTCGAACGAGCCAATGATGGCAGCATCACAAATCAATCGCTTCCTGGTTCTGCATAAAGAGCTTGATGCCGATGATGGCGAATTGACCCGTACTCAGAAAGTACGTCGTCGCTTTGTGGCTGAACGGTATGATGATCTGATCTCAGCGCTCTATAGTGACAAGACAGAGCAATATACCAAAACCGAAGTTGTGTTCGAGGATGGCCGCAAGGGCTCCATCGAGGCAACTGTTCGTCTCTCTGATGCCAAGACCTTTCCATATGCGAAAGCGGAGGCTGCAGAATGA
- a CDS encoding TRAP transporter large permease, producing MEAFAHILDLAMFAAACVVLMLGFPVAFTLAGVAFAFALIGFALGVFDMSFLSALPQRIFGTMTNEVLIAVPLFVFMGVMLERSKVAEELLDTMGRLMGSVHGGLGIAVSLVGALLAASTGIVGATVVTMGLLSLPTMLKRGYSPELACGSIAAAGTLGQIIPPSIVLVILGDQLSNAYQKAQLEMGIFSPETVSVGDLFAGALIPGLMLVGFYILYQVMVAIVRPSSAPSIPKAENPGVTGKEIIHALLPPILLILAVLGSILGGIATPTEAAAVGAVGAILLAGYRLDEEHSWPIFLAAIALVVMLFLTANMDLRVARDVVSSTDQIGIYAAIVCSVVLTWGILSALWRIWQAKVLMPVMEGTTQVTSMVFVILIGASLFSLVFRGLGGEEMIQEALEGIPGGAVGAMIAVMLLMFFLGFFLDFLEIVFVVVPMVAPVLLQMEMPNGEPMSPVWLGIMMAVNLQTSFLTPPFGFALFYLRGVAPATVRTIQIYKGIIPFVFIQMLALVLLWYLPSLATWLPKIIYG from the coding sequence ATGGAAGCCTTTGCTCATATTCTTGATTTGGCCATGTTCGCGGCTGCCTGCGTGGTCCTTATGCTCGGTTTTCCCGTGGCCTTCACGCTTGCTGGTGTGGCGTTTGCCTTTGCTCTTATCGGATTTGCGCTTGGCGTATTCGATATGAGCTTCCTGTCAGCTCTGCCTCAACGCATTTTCGGCACCATGACCAATGAGGTGCTGATCGCAGTGCCTCTGTTTGTGTTCATGGGCGTCATGCTGGAGCGTTCCAAGGTTGCCGAGGAACTGCTCGATACCATGGGACGTCTTATGGGCTCTGTTCATGGTGGGCTTGGTATTGCTGTCTCGCTTGTGGGAGCCTTGCTGGCTGCATCCACCGGTATCGTTGGTGCGACGGTGGTCACCATGGGTCTGTTGTCTTTGCCGACCATGCTCAAGCGTGGTTATTCGCCAGAGCTGGCTTGTGGCTCGATTGCAGCGGCCGGTACATTGGGGCAGATCATACCTCCTTCCATCGTTCTGGTCATTCTGGGTGATCAGCTCTCCAATGCCTATCAGAAAGCGCAGCTGGAAATGGGCATTTTCTCGCCCGAGACCGTGTCTGTTGGCGATCTGTTTGCCGGTGCACTTATTCCCGGTCTGATGTTGGTTGGCTTCTATATCCTGTATCAAGTGATGGTTGCCATCGTTCGACCAAGTTCTGCACCATCTATTCCAAAGGCTGAAAATCCCGGTGTAACAGGCAAGGAAATTATTCATGCCCTGTTGCCTCCGATCCTTTTGATCCTTGCTGTGCTTGGTTCCATTCTTGGTGGCATTGCCACTCCGACCGAGGCTGCTGCGGTGGGTGCTGTAGGCGCTATTCTGTTGGCAGGTTATCGGCTGGATGAGGAGCATAGCTGGCCGATCTTTCTGGCTGCCATCGCTCTGGTCGTGATGCTGTTCCTGACTGCCAATATGGATCTACGGGTAGCTCGTGATGTGGTTTCCTCAACCGATCAGATCGGTATCTATGCCGCTATTGTCTGTTCGGTGGTTCTGACTTGGGGGATTCTGTCTGCTCTTTGGAGAATTTGGCAAGCCAAGGTTCTGATGCCTGTCATGGAAGGTACCACACAGGTGACCTCCATGGTCTTCGTCATTCTGATTGGTGCATCGTTGTTCTCGCTGGTCTTCCGGGGCCTTGGTGGTGAGGAAATGATCCAGGAAGCTCTCGAGGGTATTCCTGGCGGTGCTGTTGGCGCCATGATTGCCGTTATGCTGCTGATGTTCTTCCTCGGCTTTTTCCTCGATTTCCTTGAAATCGTCTTTGTGGTTGTGCCGATGGTGGCACCGGTTCTGTTGCAGATGGAAATGCCGAATGGCGAGCCGATGAGTCCGGTCTGGCTGGGAATTATGATGGCTGTGAACCTGCAGACATCCTTCCTGACACCGCCCTTTGGCTTTGCGCTCTTCTACCTGCGTGGGGTGGCTCCTGCGACTGTGCGGACCATTCAGATCTACAAAGGGATCATCCCGTTCGTGTTCATTCAGATGTTGGCTCTGGTGCTGTTGTGGTATCTGCCAAGTCTGGCGACATGGTTGCCGAAAATCATTTATGGCTAA
- a CDS encoding TRAP transporter small permease subunit, whose product MRAFADLIDRFNVVTGKSLAWFALIIVLIQFAVVLMRYVFGIGSIFMQELIVYLHAFLFMLASAYTLAHDGHVRVDIFYREAQPRTKAKINMFGAAFLMIPVCILIIYVSWDYVYNSWAIMEGSQETSGIQARFLLKSAIIGFSVQMALQGFVMMVRSWYALQGDEVELQRLRVTE is encoded by the coding sequence ATGCGAGCATTCGCAGACCTGATTGACAGGTTTAATGTGGTGACCGGGAAAAGCCTGGCCTGGTTTGCCCTCATCATAGTTCTTATCCAGTTTGCTGTTGTGTTGATGCGCTATGTTTTTGGCATAGGTTCCATCTTCATGCAGGAACTTATCGTTTATCTGCATGCTTTTTTGTTCATGCTGGCTTCTGCCTATACCCTTGCGCATGATGGTCATGTGCGGGTGGATATTTTCTATCGTGAAGCTCAACCGCGCACCAAAGCAAAGATCAACATGTTTGGTGCCGCCTTCTTGATGATCCCTGTTTGTATCCTGATCATCTATGTGTCCTGGGATTATGTCTATAACAGTTGGGCAATCATGGAGGGTAGTCAGGAAACATCTGGTATCCAGGCTCGTTTCTTGCTGAAAAGTGCCATTATCGGGTTTTCCGTGCAGATGGCTTTGCAAGGCTTTGTTATGATGGTTCGCTCCTGGTACGCCCTGCAGGGTGATGAAGTTGAACTTCAGCGTTTGAGGGTTACGGAGTAA
- a CDS encoding cache domain-containing protein → MLRIRSQNAPPANGKLPFKIKILLIAILPVLAVSFFTGLIIHQEANQLIETESKLIESRIRESKRQELANYIALALRAVDHVYKEEPGGTWQAQKTVKKILNNLTFSQNGYFFAYDRAGTALVHPPSPQLIGANLWYLKDEENNFVIQQLMKKAVDGGDYHTYLWNNPSTGEKGQKMGYAAYLPKWGWMLGTGLYLDDIDKEVLAFEADMRASIRKAETILFLISLFAVLVVAISIAALNYSEHKLADTRLKALTKRIIDVQEEERKRVSNDLHDGINQLLVSIRHRLEMTMDLVKNNQKPFALLEKSLSILDTSIADVRRLSKDLHPSALDNMGLAAAIRGLGRDFEESTKIKTTIQANTIGDRLEEKAKIALYRVVQEALTNVARHADADQVEIILRNDDAKKMVALSIRDNGKGLAHPDSPLSNEGLGLRNMYERIESHGGNLTIRNALSGGLELFANLPQS, encoded by the coding sequence ATGCTAAGGATACGATCACAAAACGCTCCGCCTGCCAACGGCAAACTGCCCTTTAAAATAAAAATCCTGCTAATCGCCATTCTTCCTGTGCTTGCAGTCTCGTTTTTCACAGGCCTGATCATTCATCAGGAAGCAAACCAACTCATCGAGACCGAAAGCAAGCTGATAGAGAGCCGTATCAGAGAGTCGAAAAGACAAGAACTGGCCAACTATATTGCACTGGCCTTGCGTGCAGTGGATCACGTTTACAAGGAAGAACCCGGAGGTACATGGCAGGCCCAGAAGACAGTCAAGAAGATCCTCAACAATCTTACCTTTTCCCAAAATGGCTATTTCTTTGCCTATGATCGTGCAGGAACCGCACTGGTACATCCCCCTTCCCCACAATTGATCGGTGCCAACCTTTGGTATCTGAAGGACGAAGAGAATAATTTTGTTATTCAGCAGCTTATGAAAAAGGCCGTGGATGGTGGAGATTACCATACCTATCTCTGGAATAATCCGTCCACCGGCGAAAAAGGACAGAAGATGGGCTATGCAGCTTACTTGCCCAAATGGGGCTGGATGCTGGGCACCGGACTTTATCTGGATGATATCGACAAGGAAGTCCTGGCCTTTGAAGCAGATATGCGCGCCTCAATTCGCAAAGCCGAAACCATTCTCTTTCTGATTTCACTCTTTGCGGTTCTGGTCGTCGCCATCTCGATCGCAGCACTGAATTATAGCGAACACAAACTGGCCGACACCCGTCTCAAAGCTCTGACCAAACGCATTATCGATGTACAGGAAGAAGAGCGAAAACGTGTTTCCAACGATCTGCATGATGGTATCAATCAGCTTCTGGTTTCCATTCGTCATCGGTTGGAAATGACCATGGATTTAGTCAAGAACAACCAAAAACCCTTTGCTTTGCTGGAAAAGAGCCTCTCTATTCTGGATACCTCCATTGCCGACGTCAGACGCCTTTCCAAGGATCTGCATCCCTCAGCGCTTGATAATATGGGATTGGCCGCTGCCATTCGAGGACTGGGACGAGACTTTGAGGAAAGCACCAAGATCAAGACGACTATTCAAGCCAACACCATTGGTGATCGTTTGGAAGAAAAGGCAAAGATTGCTCTTTACAGAGTGGTACAGGAAGCCCTGACCAATGTTGCGCGCCATGCCGACGCTGATCAGGTAGAGATCATTTTGCGTAACGATGATGCAAAGAAAATGGTTGCTCTCTCCATTCGTGACAATGGCAAAGGCCTGGCCCATCCGGATAGCCCATTGAGCAACGAAGGCCTTGGTCTTCGTAACATGTATGAGCGCATCGAAAGCCATGGTGGCAACCTTACCATCCGAAATGCGCTGTCTGGAGGGCTTGAATTATTTGCCAATTTGCCGCAAAGCTAG